A genomic segment from Desulfurella amilsii encodes:
- a CDS encoding ABC transporter ATP-binding protein, translating to MVKDLIIQVRNLQSAYGERIIHENLNLDIYRGEILAIIGGSGSGKTTLLKELILLKEPKQGDYLIDGINAKNLSFKQKQAIKNKIGVMFQSAALFSSLSVGENIVYVIKKRYNIDDETAKNMAMLKIKLADLDENAYWLYPSELSGGMKKKAALARALAVDPKILFLDEPVSGLDPISADEFDKTIKKLVDLLGISVIMITHDLSSLLIANRVAIIANKTIIFCDTPDKIHTVDNNWVRELFMGERGKRFLDGNKA from the coding sequence ATGGTTAAAGATTTAATAATTCAAGTTAGAAATCTACAAAGTGCCTATGGTGAGCGCATAATACATGAAAATTTAAATTTAGATATATACAGAGGCGAAATTTTGGCTATAATTGGCGGTTCTGGTTCTGGTAAAACCACGCTTTTAAAGGAATTAATCTTATTAAAAGAGCCAAAGCAAGGCGATTATTTAATAGACGGCATAAATGCAAAAAATTTAAGTTTTAAGCAAAAGCAAGCTATAAAAAATAAGATTGGCGTAATGTTCCAGTCAGCTGCATTATTTAGTAGTTTAAGCGTGGGCGAAAATATTGTATATGTGATAAAAAAACGCTATAATATAGATGATGAAACAGCAAAAAATATGGCTATGTTGAAAATAAAATTGGCAGATTTAGATGAGAATGCGTATTGGCTATACCCCAGTGAGTTATCAGGCGGTATGAAAAAAAAGGCAGCGCTTGCACGTGCACTGGCAGTGGATCCCAAGATTTTATTTTTGGATGAGCCAGTAAGTGGTTTAGATCCCATTAGTGCAGACGAGTTTGATAAAACGATTAAAAAACTTGTTGATTTGTTGGGTATTAGTGTAATTATGATAACGCATGATTTGTCATCACTTTTAATTGCAAATAGAGTTGCAATTATTGCAAATAAAACAATCATATTCTGCGATACACCAGATAAAATTCACACAGTTGATAATAACTGGGTTAGAGAATTATTTATGGGTGAGCGCGGCAAGAGGTTTTTGGATGGAAACAAAGCCTAA
- a CDS encoding MlaE family ABC transporter permease, translated as MNQQYAFFEVKDKTLFLKGGWVVENVAFIKKNLLGLVGFERVDISLINEIDTFGGLLICDSFDKAKLCGNNKKVESVVKLVLQNTAQIPSIKKKSLLLRFSIYLERKVKDYVFFLNFLGKSTVDFISKISDFEFRAFAKDIQNMGVGAIGIVGVLSFLIGLVIAYQSAAQLKQFGANIFIVDLVSISIVRELGPLIVAIIVSGRSASSYAASIGLMKVQEEIDTLDTMGVSPYTLLVLPRILSLFIVMPLLIVFADIVGIFGGMIISNLILNVNFAEFLERASRVVTIKSFLSGIVKGPVFGIVIALIGTSEGFKVEQKTESIGFHVTASVVKSIFSIIAIDAAFSVIYRWLKI; from the coding sequence ATGAACCAGCAATACGCATTTTTTGAAGTAAAAGATAAAACTCTTTTCTTAAAAGGAGGTTGGGTTGTTGAAAATGTAGCATTCATTAAAAAGAATCTTTTGGGTTTAGTTGGTTTTGAGCGTGTTGATATCTCACTTATTAATGAGATAGACACATTTGGTGGCCTTCTTATATGCGATAGTTTTGATAAAGCAAAACTATGCGGCAATAATAAAAAGGTAGAAAGTGTCGTTAAGCTTGTTTTGCAAAATACGGCTCAAATCCCTTCTATAAAAAAGAAAAGCTTACTTTTGCGTTTCAGCATTTACCTAGAAAGAAAAGTTAAAGATTATGTGTTTTTTTTAAATTTTTTAGGTAAGTCGACAGTTGATTTCATATCAAAAATTTCTGATTTTGAATTTAGAGCATTTGCAAAAGACATTCAAAATATGGGCGTAGGTGCCATAGGTATTGTGGGTGTTTTGTCATTTTTAATAGGTCTTGTTATTGCGTATCAATCTGCGGCTCAATTGAAGCAATTTGGTGCGAATATTTTTATTGTTGATCTGGTTAGCATTTCAATTGTAAGAGAATTAGGACCTTTAATTGTAGCAATAATAGTTTCTGGCAGAAGCGCAAGCAGCTATGCAGCATCTATTGGTTTGATGAAGGTTCAAGAGGAAATTGACACGCTTGATACAATGGGTGTTTCGCCTTACACATTGCTCGTTTTGCCACGCATACTCTCACTTTTTATAGTAATGCCACTCTTGATTGTGTTTGCTGACATTGTTGGAATTTTTGGTGGTATGATCATCTCAAACCTTATTTTAAATGTGAATTTTGCTGAGTTTTTAGAAAGGGCAAGCCGTGTGGTTACAATCAAGTCTTTTTTATCCGGGATTGTTAAGGGGCCCGTATTTGGTATTGTTATAGCTTTAATTGGTACAAGTGAAGGCTTTAAGGTAGAGCAAAAAACAGAAAGCATAGGTTTTCATGTGACGGCAAGTGTTGTAAAGAGCATTTTTAGCATAATTGCTATTGATGCAGCATTTTCTGTGATTTATAGATGGTTAAAGATTTAA
- a CDS encoding Fur family transcriptional regulator — protein MRKNTKQRSMVYEELKSRYDHPTPEELYYAIKPKYPKISIATIYRNLRILAEEGKVIEIKSDKNVLRYDAKTEPHYHFKCTNCSAVLDLDIAYNKELDEELNKKGYKVNYHSIIFYGLCPNCAK, from the coding sequence ATGAGAAAAAACACTAAACAACGTAGTATGGTTTACGAAGAGTTAAAATCAAGGTACGATCATCCCACACCAGAAGAGCTTTACTACGCGATAAAACCCAAATATCCAAAGATTTCCATTGCTACAATTTATAGAAATTTGCGCATATTAGCAGAAGAAGGCAAAGTTATAGAGATTAAAAGTGACAAAAATGTTTTGCGCTATGATGCAAAAACAGAGCCCCACTACCATTTTAAATGCACAAACTGCTCTGCTGTGTTGGATTTAGATATAGCCTATAATAAAGAGTTAGACGAAGAATTAAACAAAAAAGGTTATAAAGTAAATTACCATTCTATCATATTTTATGGTTTGTGTCCAAATTGTGCAAAATAA
- a CDS encoding class II glutamine amidotransferase, with translation MVEIKNNQSFAITNDSKDASGCGIFGIFNTKGELIDGSRVVSAIDIMRDRGNGLGSGYAAYGIYPEFKNYYALHLMIDDDLAKRAVEDFLERRVTVAERSGIPTRGMKNRKRPMFFVYFVLPRAQGTKAESEYMSESDADEFINKLVIFINENINGAFVISSGKNMGVFKGIGYPDEIANFFRIERYKAFCWTAHNRFPTNTPGWWGGAHPFGLLDWTVVHNGEISSYGANKRYLEMYGYKCTQKTDTEAIVYLADLIVRKHHIPLELLAKIFSAPLWEEIEKMPQEQKQLYKALRIIYGRALLNGPFSILLTFKGGIMALNDRIKLRPLVVGKKDNTYYFSSEEAAIKHVCSDIKDINSPDAGEPVIARLTDEAYNVYYGVEDEED, from the coding sequence ATGGTTGAAATAAAAAATAATCAAAGTTTTGCTATTACTAATGATTCAAAGGATGCATCAGGTTGTGGCATCTTTGGTATCTTTAATACAAAAGGCGAGCTTATAGATGGTAGTAGGGTTGTCTCTGCCATTGATATAATGCGTGATAGGGGAAATGGTTTGGGCTCAGGATATGCTGCATACGGTATATACCCAGAATTTAAAAACTATTATGCTTTACATTTAATGATTGACGATGATTTAGCCAAGCGTGCTGTTGAGGATTTTTTAGAACGCAGAGTTACGGTAGCAGAGCGTTCTGGTATACCCACAAGGGGTATGAAAAACAGAAAGAGGCCTATGTTTTTTGTGTATTTTGTATTACCAAGGGCTCAAGGTACGAAGGCAGAAAGCGAATATATGAGCGAATCTGACGCAGATGAATTTATCAATAAGCTTGTAATTTTTATAAACGAAAATATAAATGGTGCCTTTGTTATCTCAAGTGGCAAAAATATGGGTGTATTTAAGGGTATAGGCTATCCTGATGAGATTGCAAACTTTTTTAGAATTGAGCGCTACAAAGCTTTTTGTTGGACTGCTCATAACCGTTTTCCAACAAATACGCCGGGCTGGTGGGGAGGCGCACATCCATTTGGGTTGCTTGATTGGACAGTGGTTCACAACGGTGAGATTTCTTCGTATGGTGCAAATAAACGCTATTTAGAAATGTACGGGTATAAGTGCACTCAAAAAACTGATACAGAAGCAATTGTGTATTTGGCAGATTTAATTGTAAGAAAACACCACATACCGTTAGAGTTGCTGGCTAAAATATTCAGCGCACCTCTTTGGGAAGAAATTGAAAAGATGCCACAAGAACAAAAACAACTATACAAAGCATTAAGAATAATTTATGGAAGAGCCCTACTTAATGGACCATTTTCAATTTTATTGACATTTAAAGGTGGAATAATGGCGCTAAACGATAGAATTAAATTGAGGCCTTTAGTTGTGGGCAAAAAAGATAATACATATTATTTTTCAAGCGAAGAAGCGGCTATAAAGCACGTATGTAGCGATATAAAAGATATTAATTCGCCGGATGCAGGCGAGCCTGTTATTGCAAGACTCACCGATGAGGCTTATAATGTTTATTATGGGGTAGAAGATGAAGAGGATTGA
- a CDS encoding NAD(P)/FAD-dependent oxidoreductase, producing the protein MKYVIIGNSVAGINAATAIRQNDTQGEILIISDEQTRPYSRPLLPNWVIGEVSFSQERMFYRRNDFFEKNNIKTLLGKKVESIDTKAKIVSISNSESLPYDKLIITSGASAILPKNIVGIELEGIHTLTNIKGARKLKENLDNIGSIVIVGAGLIGTKMAYDLSKIGKKVVLVELAKRVLFPALDDYAAGLIQEELKENGVEIILNDSVVQLNGDEKVSEVVLASNKKIPCDACLLSVGVFPNIPFVDENIKVDRGIVVDDYLKACDDCYAAGDVASVYDIVANIRRPIPILPLAAKEGFISGLNASGSEVKFNGGFAMNSIEIGNIGFISMGLIESDNDEVLEYKKDNEYRKFIIRDNRLIGVILVNNVEKVGMFNWMIEKGFDVSWIKDTFLNSDFGWKYFDKAFRVLRLDRKLKG; encoded by the coding sequence ATGAAGTATGTAATAATAGGAAATTCTGTGGCAGGTATTAATGCTGCAACAGCTATTAGGCAAAATGATACTCAAGGTGAGATTTTAATTATATCAGATGAGCAAACAAGGCCTTATTCAAGGCCATTGCTGCCAAACTGGGTAATTGGTGAGGTAAGCTTTTCGCAAGAGAGAATGTTTTACAGAAGAAATGATTTTTTTGAGAAAAACAATATAAAAACCCTGCTTGGCAAAAAGGTTGAATCTATTGACACAAAAGCTAAAATAGTTTCAATTTCAAACTCAGAAAGTTTACCATACGACAAACTTATTATCACAAGCGGTGCAAGCGCAATATTGCCAAAAAATATTGTTGGCATAGAACTTGAGGGTATTCATACACTAACAAACATTAAAGGAGCAAGAAAGTTAAAGGAAAATCTAGACAATATCGGATCCATTGTTATAGTAGGAGCTGGCCTTATTGGCACAAAAATGGCTTACGATTTGTCAAAAATTGGTAAAAAAGTAGTGCTTGTTGAGCTTGCAAAAAGGGTTTTGTTTCCAGCGCTTGATGATTATGCTGCAGGACTCATTCAAGAAGAGTTAAAAGAAAATGGTGTAGAAATAATTCTAAATGATTCTGTTGTGCAATTAAATGGCGATGAGAAAGTTAGCGAAGTTGTACTTGCAAGCAATAAAAAAATACCTTGCGATGCATGTTTGTTAAGCGTCGGCGTTTTCCCAAACATTCCTTTTGTTGATGAAAATATCAAAGTTGACAGAGGTATTGTAGTTGATGATTATCTAAAGGCCTGCGATGATTGCTATGCAGCAGGCGATGTCGCAAGTGTGTATGATATTGTTGCAAATATTAGACGGCCTATTCCTATATTGCCTCTTGCTGCCAAGGAAGGCTTTATTTCAGGCTTGAATGCAAGTGGATCTGAAGTTAAATTTAATGGCGGTTTTGCTATGAACTCCATTGAAATAGGAAATATTGGCTTTATTTCTATGGGTTTAATAGAAAGCGACAATGATGAGGTGCTTGAATACAAAAAAGACAATGAGTATAGAAAATTTATCATTAGAGACAATAGGCTAATCGGTGTCATTCTTGTAAATAATGTTGAAAAAGTTGGTATGTTTAATTGGATGATAGAAAAAGGTTTTGATGTTTCATGGATAAAGGATACATTTTTAAATAGCGATTTTGGGTGGAAATATTTTGATAAGGCCTTTAGAGTGTTAAGGCTTGATAGAAAATTAAAAGGGTAG
- a CDS encoding 4Fe-4S dicluster domain-containing protein, with protein MKLVKINEDNCVYCHLCEVACKTEHSVSKDIIKAVKKENVLSRCTAEFNYPYSASIMCRHCDDAPCIFACQNGSMHRDERGYVVVDQDTCVGCWMCVMVCPYGVIKQGENKDWGLSVKCDMCPDRSIPACVEACPNEALTFEEL; from the coding sequence ATGAAGCTTGTTAAAATAAACGAAGATAATTGCGTATATTGCCATCTGTGCGAAGTAGCTTGCAAAACTGAGCACTCTGTATCCAAAGATATAATTAAGGCTGTTAAAAAAGAAAATGTTTTATCTCGATGCACTGCTGAATTTAACTATCCCTACTCGGCTTCCATTATGTGCAGACACTGCGATGACGCACCATGTATTTTTGCTTGTCAGAATGGTTCTATGCATAGGGATGAGAGGGGTTATGTCGTTGTAGATCAAGATACATGCGTGGGTTGCTGGATGTGCGTGATGGTTTGCCCATACGGTGTAATCAAACAAGGTGAAAATAAAGATTGGGGTTTGTCTGTTAAGTGCGATATGTGTCCAGATAGAAGTATTCCTGCGTGTGTTGAGGCATGCCCTAACGAAGCTTTAACTTTTGAAGAGTTGTGA
- a CDS encoding glutamate synthase-related protein: protein MKDVKTYTPPDFHVIRDPDRCIKCKACVEQCSFDATFYDEEEDKIWNWDAKCVGCNRCAAFCPTEAITIENRTSPYRINESWGKWNVVGVKKRAAFGGAPVVSMGADKPYIVYWDHMLINASQVTNPSIDPLREPMELKTFLGKKVDHLEIENGKLKTALSPQLEIELPIMFAAMSYGALNYNVIEAIGRAALELGTYFNSGEGGLHKDHYKFKGNIIVQVASGRFGVHKEYLDVASAIEIKIGQGAKPGIGGHLPGEKVTASIAQTRMIPKGTDALSPAPHHDIYSIEDLRELIFALKEATEYKKPIFVKIACVHNIAAIASGVAQAGADVIVLDGFKGGTGASPQVIRDNVGLPIELGLASVDDRLRQEGLRGKISLIASGGIRNSMDVVKAIALGADAVYIGTATLIAIGCTMCQQCHTGRCAWGIATQDPFLSKRQNPNIAAQRLVNLVNVWGLEIKETLGAMGINSIESLKGNRLALRGFDLNEKEMEILGILHAGE, encoded by the coding sequence ATGAAAGATGTCAAAACCTATACCCCGCCAGATTTTCATGTTATAAGAGATCCAGATAGGTGTATTAAGTGTAAAGCTTGTGTTGAGCAATGTTCATTTGATGCAACATTTTATGATGAAGAAGAAGATAAAATATGGAACTGGGATGCAAAATGTGTGGGTTGTAATAGATGCGCTGCATTTTGTCCAACAGAAGCCATAACTATAGAAAATCGCACAAGCCCATATCGTATAAACGAAAGTTGGGGCAAGTGGAATGTGGTTGGCGTTAAAAAAAGAGCCGCTTTTGGTGGTGCACCAGTTGTGTCTATGGGTGCTGATAAGCCCTACATTGTCTATTGGGATCACATGCTTATTAATGCTTCTCAAGTCACAAACCCATCCATTGACCCGCTAAGAGAGCCAATGGAATTAAAGACCTTTTTAGGTAAAAAGGTTGATCATTTAGAAATAGAAAACGGTAAGCTAAAGACAGCGTTATCTCCTCAGCTGGAGATTGAACTACCCATAATGTTTGCTGCAATGAGCTATGGTGCTTTAAATTACAATGTAATAGAGGCTATAGGAAGAGCAGCTCTTGAGCTTGGCACATATTTTAATTCTGGCGAAGGTGGTCTCCATAAAGACCATTATAAATTCAAAGGTAATATTATAGTTCAAGTGGCAAGCGGTCGTTTTGGTGTGCACAAGGAGTATTTAGATGTAGCAAGCGCCATTGAAATAAAAATTGGCCAGGGTGCAAAGCCCGGCATTGGCGGACATTTGCCTGGCGAGAAGGTTACAGCATCAATTGCTCAAACACGAATGATACCAAAAGGCACAGATGCTCTAAGCCCCGCACCGCATCATGATATATATTCTATTGAAGATTTAAGAGAGCTCATATTTGCCTTAAAAGAAGCAACAGAGTACAAGAAACCTATTTTTGTTAAAATTGCTTGTGTTCATAATATTGCCGCCATTGCAAGCGGAGTTGCTCAAGCGGGAGCTGATGTAATTGTGCTTGATGGCTTCAAAGGTGGCACAGGTGCTTCGCCTCAAGTTATTAGAGACAATGTAGGCCTTCCCATAGAGCTTGGCCTTGCAAGCGTTGATGATAGATTAAGGCAGGAAGGCTTAAGGGGCAAAATTTCTCTTATAGCTTCAGGTGGTATAAGAAACTCAATGGATGTTGTAAAAGCTATTGCATTGGGGGCAGATGCAGTATACATTGGCACCGCAACGCTTATTGCTATAGGCTGTACAATGTGTCAGCAATGTCATACAGGCAGGTGCGCATGGGGCATAGCAACACAAGATCCATTTTTATCAAAGCGCCAAAACCCCAACATTGCGGCTCAAAGACTTGTGAATCTGGTAAATGTTTGGGGTTTGGAGATAAAAGAAACCTTAGGGGCTATGGGTATTAATTCCATAGAATCACTAAAGGGCAACAGACTTGCCCTAAGAGGTTTCGATTTAAACGAAAAAGAAATGGAAATTTTAGGCATACTGCATGCAGGAGAATAA
- a CDS encoding flagellar motor protein MotB, which produces MADNTNLVRKKRCKKLKQPESSVWEIAYGDFMTSMMAFFLVMWLVAATNEQQRKIIEYYFTHPMQSVSVSQGSGLNSSKGVFDIGSKQLVVSQTPSENKPIAINNQATRAAKYSNPYEMQNQMTSILGKIQEAIKSNKEIAPYGAQIKFSINEEGLNIILFDKNDKPMFANGSTKPEPYTIDILKIIASNIRPLPNKLVIEGYANYTPTISGPSNWDLSIGRANKARKILESQGIVSERFSSIVGYGDTRSMPGTLPQDSVNRRIVVLIKKL; this is translated from the coding sequence ATGGCAGATAACACCAACTTAGTACGCAAGAAAAGATGCAAAAAACTAAAACAACCAGAATCAAGCGTATGGGAGATAGCCTATGGTGATTTTATGACTTCTATGATGGCTTTTTTCCTTGTTATGTGGCTTGTTGCAGCTACAAACGAACAGCAAAGAAAAATTATTGAGTACTACTTTACGCACCCTATGCAATCTGTAAGTGTGTCGCAGGGTAGTGGTCTAAACTCATCAAAAGGGGTGTTTGATATAGGCTCAAAACAGCTTGTAGTGAGCCAGACCCCATCGGAAAATAAGCCCATTGCAATAAACAATCAAGCAACGCGAGCCGCAAAATATTCAAACCCCTATGAAATGCAAAATCAAATGACATCAATTTTGGGTAAAATCCAAGAGGCGATAAAATCAAACAAAGAAATAGCCCCATATGGCGCACAGATAAAATTTTCAATTAACGAAGAAGGTTTAAACATTATTCTGTTTGATAAAAACGATAAACCAATGTTTGCAAATGGCTCCACCAAACCCGAACCATACACAATAGATATATTAAAAATCATAGCCTCCAACATCAGGCCACTGCCAAATAAACTTGTTATAGAAGGCTATGCAAATTACACTCCTACAATTTCTGGACCATCTAACTGGGATTTGTCTATTGGAAGGGCAAATAAAGCTAGAAAAATTTTAGAAAGCCAAGGTATAGTATCCGAGCGCTTTAGTAGCATTGTAGGCTATGGTGATACAAGATCCATGCCTGGTACACTACCACAGGATTCTGTAAATAGACGTATAGTTGTATTAATTAAAAAACTCTAA
- a CDS encoding motility-associated protein has protein sequence MNIIGVVLTIAAILTGFILGGGKPLVLIQISEYIVLFGGAAGILVASTTPSIMKDAIKVIAGFAKSNQLSKKVYLELLLFIYHLSVKVRRDGILSLEAIVDKPEESPVMQSNTFLLKNKEAREFVIDAIRNIVTGIEIEKLDEMLDSNIEVVEKEMSLAPKMVAKIAESMPGMGIVAAVMGVILAMGALGGSILEVGQHVAGALTGTFLGLLLCYVVIGPMATVQELKNEDFIGYLKSLKVGIISIAKGDAPIIAMESVRQTVAPTYRTEFDEVEKLAKERR, from the coding sequence ATGAATATAATAGGCGTGGTCCTTACCATTGCTGCCATTCTAACAGGGTTTATTTTGGGTGGCGGAAAGCCGCTTGTCTTGATACAGATATCGGAGTATATCGTTTTATTTGGGGGCGCTGCGGGTATACTTGTGGCTTCTACCACACCTTCTATAATGAAGGATGCCATAAAGGTTATTGCTGGATTTGCAAAGTCAAATCAATTAAGTAAAAAAGTATACTTAGAATTACTATTGTTTATTTATCATTTATCCGTTAAAGTAAGAAGGGATGGCATTTTATCGCTTGAGGCTATTGTTGATAAACCTGAAGAAAGCCCTGTCATGCAGTCCAATACATTTTTGCTTAAAAATAAAGAAGCAAGAGAGTTTGTAATTGATGCTATAAGAAATATTGTGACGGGCATTGAGATAGAAAAGCTTGACGAAATGCTTGATTCAAATATTGAAGTTGTAGAAAAAGAAATGTCTTTAGCTCCAAAGATGGTTGCTAAGATTGCAGAAAGTATGCCAGGCATGGGTATTGTTGCTGCTGTTATGGGTGTTATCTTGGCTATGGGAGCTTTGGGCGGTTCTATTTTAGAGGTAGGTCAGCATGTAGCAGGAGCGCTTACTGGCACATTTTTGGGTTTGTTGCTTTGTTATGTTGTGATTGGTCCAATGGCCACTGTCCAGGAATTGAAAAACGAAGATTTCATAGGGTATCTGAAATCACTTAAAGTTGGTATTATTTCGATAGCCAAAGGTGATGCACCTATTATTGCTATGGAGTCTGTGAGACAAACTGTGGCACCAACTTACCGCACCGAATTTGACGAGGTTGAGAAACTTGCCAAAGAGAGGCGCTAA
- a CDS encoding phenylacetate--CoA ligase family protein encodes MIFSKQYETMPQEELQKLQLKRLRQTLFLIKNSNSALKTKYTSIEPDDIKSLDDLKKLPFTTKEELRNCYPLNHITFPDKVVRIHTSSGTTGTPVINAMTQADVESWAEIAARCFFAAGASGKDRVQIMPSFGLFNGGFGFHFGAQKIGAFIIPMGAGRTLLQLKFIKDFQTSVICSIASYPQRLIEVANQNDFDFSQTGLRIAILGAETWSDELRTRVESQMGVSAFDIIGMTETGGVGMGIDCEAKSGIHIWEDHYIAEIVNPNTLEPVDDGVEGELVITTLTREGLPLIRYRTKDITKIITRDKCDCGRTHLRVSRLKGRTDDMLKVKGVNFYPSQIEQILLQYKTIGPYYQIVLENSKGKDEITIILEKINGFSNEARNRLENALYDLLGFHCILQVVPENTIQRTPGKMVRVIDKRKK; translated from the coding sequence ATGATATTCAGTAAGCAGTATGAGACTATGCCTCAAGAAGAACTCCAAAAACTTCAACTCAAGCGCTTAAGACAAACACTTTTTTTGATAAAGAATTCTAACTCTGCACTGAAAACAAAATACACATCAATAGAGCCTGATGACATAAAAAGCCTTGACGACTTAAAAAAACTCCCCTTTACCACAAAAGAAGAGCTAAGGAATTGCTACCCGCTAAATCATATAACTTTTCCTGACAAAGTAGTAAGAATACACACAAGCTCTGGCACTACTGGCACACCTGTAATAAATGCTATGACGCAAGCCGATGTGGAAAGTTGGGCAGAAATTGCAGCAAGGTGTTTTTTTGCAGCAGGCGCTTCAGGCAAGGATAGAGTCCAGATTATGCCATCATTTGGTTTATTTAACGGTGGCTTTGGGTTTCACTTTGGTGCACAGAAAATCGGTGCTTTTATTATACCAATGGGGGCTGGTAGAACACTGCTTCAACTTAAATTTATTAAAGATTTTCAAACCAGTGTCATTTGCTCTATAGCCTCATACCCACAAAGGCTCATTGAGGTAGCAAATCAAAACGATTTTGATTTTTCACAAACAGGTTTGCGTATTGCGATTTTAGGTGCTGAAACATGGTCTGATGAGTTAAGGACACGCGTTGAAAGCCAAATGGGAGTCAGCGCCTTTGATATTATTGGCATGACAGAAACGGGTGGCGTAGGCATGGGCATTGATTGCGAGGCAAAATCGGGCATACATATATGGGAAGACCATTATATAGCAGAAATTGTAAATCCAAATACTTTAGAGCCAGTTGATGATGGTGTTGAAGGCGAGCTTGTTATTACTACACTTACAAGGGAAGGTTTGCCTTTAATAAGATATCGCACAAAAGACATAACAAAAATTATTACAAGAGACAAATGCGACTGCGGCAGGACGCACCTTAGAGTCTCTCGCCTTAAAGGGCGTACAGATGACATGTTAAAGGTGAAAGGCGTTAATTTTTATCCTTCGCAGATCGAACAGATTCTATTGCAATACAAAACGATTGGGCCTTATTATCAGATTGTGCTTGAAAACTCAAAAGGTAAAGACGAAATTACGATAATTTTGGAGAAAATAAACGGCTTTTCAAATGAAGCAAGAAATAGATTAGAAAACGCGCTTTACGATTTGCTTGGTTTTCATTGTATATTGCAGGTAGTTCCAGAAAATACAATACAAAGAACGCCAGGCAAAATGGTAAGGGTTATCGATAAAAGAAAAAAATAA
- a CDS encoding 2-oxoacid:acceptor oxidoreductase family protein, producing the protein MKIVLLGRGGEGVLYLSRLIIKLFGDQNILSSEIHGMAKKGGLVEVHLKIGNYKSPVIGYKKADLVVLLNNFFEKLGFAYSQNVIYLSNDELDYITKANPKMLNIYMFGKLAKKLNVNYKKALSLIDQKNYEFFNKGYNNDIQ; encoded by the coding sequence ATGAAGATTGTATTGCTTGGTAGAGGCGGTGAGGGCGTTTTATACCTCTCAAGGCTCATTATAAAGTTATTTGGAGATCAAAATATTCTTTCTAGCGAAATTCATGGTATGGCAAAAAAAGGTGGACTAGTTGAAGTGCACTTAAAAATTGGTAATTACAAAAGCCCCGTTATCGGTTATAAAAAAGCAGATTTGGTTGTGTTGTTAAATAATTTTTTTGAAAAGCTTGGATTTGCGTACTCGCAAAATGTTATCTATCTTAGCAATGATGAATTGGACTACATAACAAAAGCTAATCCCAAAATGCTCAATATTTATATGTTTGGCAAACTAGCAAAAAAACTGAACGTTAACTATAAAAAAGCATTGAGCTTAATTGATCAAAAAAACTATGAATTTTTTAATAAGGGGTACAATAATGATATTCAGTAA